In the genome of Stomoxys calcitrans chromosome 4, idStoCalc2.1, whole genome shotgun sequence, the window ACAGATCTTGCATATAACGCAAATCACTCATTATTTCATCGGCTTCCCGTTGCAATTCATCTCGCAGCAGACGATTCGCTGGCAAAGACTTGCCGTAATCACAACTATTGCATACAGCACACATGCCCCACAGGGTATGCGAGGAGTTATCCATGGAGTTGTCATCCGTTCTCTCCAGATCGGAGCGCTGAAAAGCACTGGCTGGCAAACGGCGTTGATGGCATTGCTTTTCCACCTCTTGCATGGACCAAAATTGGCTCAATTGTTCGGCAGAGGCTGTGGCTCTGCAAAAATCTACTTCATCACAGAGCGAGACATCCTGCACCCAGGACTGAGTGCAATCGTTGCGAGTGGCGGGTATCCAAGCGAGGGAACTATGACCTGCATTCAGACCCTGTTCAGCTGCCGCTTTGGCTGCGGCAGCCACGGCTTTGGTAACGGCCGCCATAATGGCTTCATTGTTGGCCTGTCGGCTCAGAGTCAACGAGGTATGGGAAAACATAGGCACTTCCACCATGCTCTCAATGGGTGGCAGCTGATCGTTGGCCATTTTGGCGGCGGCTAATTGAAAGTCGATTTCCTCCGTTTGACAAGCTATCTCTCCCGATCGCCTAAGGCGAAACTTCAGCACAAACATTTCCCTGCACTCCGGTTTTTCTTTGGCAACATGTACGCGGCCATCAGTGATCTGAGACGAAGCGGTGGCCGAGAAATTCATCAAATTCGTATTGGCCACCTCCTCGTCGGCCAAATAGATGTCGTTGCGAGTATATTCCAAATATTCATTGGAATCATAGCACAAAAATCCGCTGGCACTGCGTTCAAAGTCCACCGAATCAAGAGCACTGCTAATATTGAAAGTGTGACCATCCACATAGGTCTCGATGGGATTAAAATGTGTGCGCTCCGAAGTCAAAAGGTTCTCCTCTTCACCCCCACGAAAGTAGTCATTGGAGAGgtgagcagcagcagcagcagcagcattggCACTTTGAAGCTGCAAGGGCTTACTTTGGGGTTGAATGAGGCCGCATTGTTTAACGCGAGAATAGGCTATGAAACCACTGGTGGCAGAGCAGTGATTGGGCAATGTGACCGAAGTTTCCATAGCCCCAGTTTCCAGCGGCTCATTTTCTTCAGTTATGCTATCGCAAACATCGCTGCCATACATTTCGGTCAGGGACATGGGATTGGAGGCGCACCAAGACTTGAGGTCAGGTTGTGAGTTTTCCCCAAAGGCCGGGGCTTCCCAGGTGGCACCTGTTACTGTGCCCGCAGCAGAATTAAAACTAACAATTTTGCCATCATTTTTGTTTAGGCTCTCCAAGTCGGTATGGGCTGCTGCCATGTGAGAGCGCAAATTATTATAAGCTGGCCCGGCATTGATTCCTTCCGACCACTTCAAACTACTGTAAGGAGGAAATTCCAATTTAGCACCACCTCCTGATTCCAAGTTACCTACGGCTTCTTTAGCCTTATTATAGCCACGATTTCCACCATTATCTCCTTCAGTCATTCCCATGTGAGCCATCTGgaaaaagacaaacaaaattcaatagaAATTCGCTTTTTTCTACCCCCACCACTACCTAccttttcgtttttatttttcccCACATCCAATTGACTTAATTTCTTATTCGAGTGCCACACTTTGTAGAGGAAGCTTTCATCCGTCTCTGCGGCAGCGGCAGCACCAACAGCATCAACACAATCACCCGATGAGGACCAAATGGAATTCTGCAAGAATACACTTATCGAGGGTGTGTGGGCACCCATGGAAGCACCAGCTTCATTTACGCGACGCATTGCACCCACAGACTTGTCGAAATCATCCAAATTACTGGGCATTGAGAAGTAATCACTTGAATTTGCAATATCGGCGCCAGCGCCAGAACTAGCGCTACTATCATCTAAACGTGTTGTCGTTGTCGGCATCGTCATGGACGATGCGGTTGAAGTGGTGTTGGAGAATTTCGTCATCTGGTCGTAGTGATGTTGATTGTAGTTGGACCAGAAGTTCCACAAATCCTGTTTGAATGGAGCCAAAGCATTTAGCGAGGTGGTGGCATAAAAAGCCGAAGAAATTCCAATTGTGTTGGCtttggcagcagcagcagcagcggcaacaCCACTCTCAACCTGACCGTAAGCACTAGAGTTGGCTGTCGAGTTGTTTGTCATAGGCGGCTCTGCATCTTTCCACAAAGCCTCAACGCTGCTGTTGAATTTGGCCTTGAAATTGGCAAAATCTAAATTGTCCACCGAGTCCGAGGTCTCTTCAAAAATGTCATTCTCTTCTATGGGGTTGCAAATCACCAGAGGTTTCTGCAATTTACCCTCACGCTGATACAAACGTCGAGCATTGCCATTGCCGCCACCAACACCACTGGCCGTCAGCTCTTCTATGGAAGCCAAAGTGTTCTCATCATCATAGTCCTCATCAACATAATCAACACCGTCCTCCAACACTTCATAGTTAGCGCGTTCATCGTCCTCACCACAACAAAAAGTTAGATCTATGTAGCGCTTCATCAAAGGTCGTTCTATACCGCCAAGCAATTCATCATCCTTGGGCATTTCATTAAGCATCTTATATTCGTTACGCATCTCTTGATCCAAGCTATCGGAGTTGCTGCGACTGCGTTTAGTGGCTCCCTTTTGGCGGGCCAAAAACTCCTTAATCAGATCCGGCCCCATTTCCCAGCACCCTTTGAAATCAGTGTCCCAAGCTGGGGTAGTGTTGCGATAATTTTGGTGTTGACTATAGAATTTACCACCACCGCCACCAGCCGTTGCCACACTGGCTGAGCCACACGTATTAGAATTGCTGCCACCAGCTGGGGCTTTATTGCGTATACTCTGGATGGGCTTACCCTTGCACAAAGCTAAAAAATAAGAACACTGCAAGTTAAAAAGCAAACAATTTGTGATAGAGGGGAGAGGCGTAAGATACCTTGATTACGGCGACGTTTAGATTTCTTTTTTGCACTTGCCGCTGCTCCTTGAACTTCGCCACCAATGGCATCCACTGCCACCACACTGCCACTACTAATATCTCCTGCGCCAACCTCTGGCCTTATTTTATGTGTTTGAAAACCCTCCACAGGATCGACAACACCTCCACCACTAGCCGCCTTCAATCTCTTTTCAATGCCTTTCTCGCATGCGCTACGGCTTTCGGCGTATAAATTACCGCTACTGGAGTCTATGGATTTGTGGACACGAACAGTGTCACCAATAATTGAAGAAGAAGCACGTCCCACAACTGGCCAAGTTAAAGATTTTGCATTACGACGCCATATGCG includes:
- the LOC106084312 gene encoding uncharacterized protein LOC106084312 gives rise to the protein MKYPQLVSPRAVNAISDWLVSRLEQLGVESPQIYTRLLLSLLQSSVQVNDPIEFSNLEAFIANYKGGHSKRFHLPSDTETLKKLNAVQCLREIVSTEQETAAIERLVDELCEKLKDIEKRSQELNDEERFLIDTNLNIESLPTTSEGNSHQLTQEQDPKQQQQSSVIGFDQQHHFCQQHILPASSSQVAASIAIHSRRLVPPSNENVLNDSDNDPKKRYFRAFPALSKEMEDSFRIWRRNAKSLTWPVVGRASSSIIGDTVRVHKSIDSSSGNLYAESRSACEKGIEKRLKAASGGGVVDPVEGFQTHKIRPEVGAGDISSGSVVAVDAIGGEVQGAAASAKKKSKRRRNQALCKGKPIQSIRNKAPAGGSNSNTCGSASVATAGGGGGKFYSQHQNYRNTTPAWDTDFKGCWEMGPDLIKEFLARQKGATKRSRSNSDSLDQEMRNEYKMLNEMPKDDELLGGIERPLMKRYIDLTFCCGEDDERANYEVLEDGVDYVDEDYDDENTLASIEELTASGVGGGNGNARRLYQREGKLQKPLVICNPIEENDIFEETSDSVDNLDFANFKAKFNSSVEALWKDAEPPMTNNSTANSSAYGQVESGVAAAAAAAKANTIGISSAFYATTSLNALAPFKQDLWNFWSNYNQHHYDQMTKFSNTTSTASSMTMPTTTTRLDDSSASSGAGADIANSSDYFSMPSNLDDFDKSVGAMRRVNEAGASMGAHTPSISVFLQNSIWSSSGDCVDAVGAAAAAETDESFLYKVWHSNKKLSQLDVGKNKNEKMAHMGMTEGDNGGNRGYNKAKEAVGNLESGGGAKLEFPPYSSLKWSEGINAGPAYNNLRSHMAAAHTDLESLNKNDGKIVSFNSAAGTVTGATWEAPAFGENSQPDLKSWCASNPMSLTEMYGSDVCDSITEENEPLETGAMETSVTLPNHCSATSGFIAYSRVKQCGLIQPQSKPLQLQSANAAAAAAAHLSNDYFRGGEEENLLTSERTHFNPIETYVDGHTFNISSALDSVDFERSASGFLCYDSNEYLEYTRNDIYLADEEVANTNLMNFSATASSQITDGRVHVAKEKPECREMFVLKFRLRRSGEIACQTEEIDFQLAAAKMANDQLPPIESMVEVPMFSHTSLTLSRQANNEAIMAAVTKAVAAAAKAAAEQGLNAGHSSLAWIPATRNDCTQSWVQDVSLCDEVDFCRATASAEQLSQFWSMQEVEKQCHQRRLPASAFQRSDLERTDDNSMDNSSHTLWGMCAVCNSCDYGKSLPANRLLRDELQREADEIMSDLRYMQDLYIGEADSVADTVMAHEVEGDRNSEILKNIDNEREHHHHKQQQQQPNEASAAAVVDQAQASMLLKVNQLIEDLLRPEGKTAKLFKAKFEEKPETETPEKLPVADWAMNMDDDAVDNSSSWHFGGSGRADTADGHANLSNIWQHEPIDQNNTEAERKLVCMKPMKLLRQVGGSLNEEDLYVDNLNWEHENLAKIWQRDTMPSADTTSSPNAAKAEHKLAQSEENLEDNRNIVEQKNLKNLQNNATHTPPTVSSSSNSNSNSAAVTYKRVQHFLNSSAAKLKLAANRKRRHSASQNFYHHQNQQQVQSQQEQNFQFGHSNSNNNNNNNNSSSASHNSNQISSNNNNNNVNITDLNRYKKTNEEELALSLEPKQTIITCKYWTTTTNGTQASMDSAAAAMMLLAAAANKSNVGGGSGGGIMATTNTTTTTSNTYEDTNDEGIMLEDNTFGNTFSCLIDKNASILKHVMMTRPLTR